One genomic segment of Rhizobium viscosum includes these proteins:
- a CDS encoding response regulator transcription factor, with protein MAELPRDIVLLVDDSPEALGFLTDALEQSGFSVLIATSGSAALSIVERITPDLILLDAVMPVMDGFETCRRLKANAAVAQVPVIFMTGLTETEHVVHALESGGVDYLSKPINIDELRARIRVHLRNARSAQSARVALDAAGRHLLAVKGDGAIHWSTPQATRLVNAAMGSDDGMEVVSRTIGNWMKERVAAARDALISIAHAGQAALQLAFLGAIGPDEYLFRLTAANQRNDDAVLRQHFALTQRESEVLMWIAKGKANRDIGEILGLSARTVNKHLEQIYVKLGVENRASAAVKAAHVLHEM; from the coding sequence TTGGCTGAGCTTCCCCGCGATATCGTTCTGCTGGTCGACGATTCGCCAGAGGCGCTCGGCTTCCTGACGGATGCGCTGGAACAGTCTGGCTTTTCCGTCCTGATCGCCACATCGGGGTCGGCGGCTCTCAGTATCGTCGAGCGCATCACGCCCGATCTCATCCTGCTTGATGCCGTCATGCCGGTGATGGATGGTTTCGAAACATGCCGCCGGCTGAAGGCCAATGCCGCCGTCGCCCAGGTGCCTGTCATCTTCATGACCGGACTTACCGAAACGGAGCATGTGGTGCATGCGCTCGAATCCGGCGGCGTCGATTATCTATCGAAACCGATCAATATCGACGAGCTGCGTGCCCGCATCCGCGTTCACCTGCGCAACGCCCGCTCGGCGCAAAGCGCCCGCGTCGCCCTCGATGCCGCCGGCCGCCATTTGCTGGCTGTGAAAGGCGATGGCGCGATCCATTGGTCGACGCCGCAGGCAACCCGCCTCGTCAACGCTGCGATGGGGAGCGACGACGGTATGGAGGTCGTCTCCCGCACGATCGGCAACTGGATGAAGGAACGCGTAGCTGCGGCCCGCGACGCCCTCATCTCAATCGCTCACGCCGGGCAGGCCGCCCTGCAACTCGCCTTCCTTGGCGCCATCGGTCCGGACGAATATCTCTTTCGCCTGACTGCCGCCAACCAGCGCAACGATGACGCAGTCCTGCGTCAGCACTTTGCACTGACACAGCGCGAATCCGAAGTGCTGATGTGGATCGCCAAGGGCAAGGCCAACCGCGATATCGGCGAAATCCTCGGCCTCTCTGCCCGCACGGTGAACAAGCACTTGGAACAGATCTATGTGAAGCTCGGTGTCGAGAACAGGGCATCGGCCGCCGTGAAGGCGGCGCATGTGCTGCATGAAATGTAA
- a CDS encoding hybrid sensor histidine kinase/response regulator: MTARQRIIPVRREYNRWVANQTLEDYALRFTAKSARRFSSQRISQTAIGAISFLALEAIGGAITLSYGTTNAFFAIIVASIAMLAIGLPISRYAIRHGVDIDLLTRGASFGYIGSTITSLIYASFTFMLFAIEASIMSGALELTLGIPLWIGYIISAVMVIPLVTHGVRLISKFQLMTQPFWIILNILPFIFIALMDWQKFDVWRAFAGIRHASGPPGTIADFNLVEFGAASAVILALMSQIGEQADFLRFLPPDPQRKWRHRLAVFLAGPGWVIIGAPKLLAGSFLVVLTFTSGVPVDRAADPAQMYLTAFGYMIPWHNAALLLMAAFVVVSQLKINVMNAYAGSLAWSNFFSRLTHSHPGRVIWLVFNVAIALLLMELGIYRLLEETLGIFSIIAMAWLCTISADLFINKPLGLAPPGIEFKRAHLYDINPVGLGAMTLSAGLALIAHFGTFGSIAASLAPYITLVIALIASPTLAWATKGKFYLARKPRHAWKNLTTITCSVCEHPFEPEDMAWCPAYAAPICSLCCSLDSRCHDMCKPNARFNAQVGAVAKTLLPETIVQKLTTRLGRYGIAVALALTAVGAILAMIAHQVSSASPETAEVVNRTILIVFFVFSVIAGIACWFYVLAHDSRVVAEEESSRQNTLLLKEIAAHKKTDAALQTAKETAEAANRAKSRYVVGLSHELRTPLNAVLGYAQILERDETIPPPRQSSIKVIRRSAEHLSGLIDGLLDISKIEAGRLQVYSNEINIQDFLDQIVDMFRPQAQAKGLSFIHERSQALPQFVRTDEKRLRQILVNLLSNAIKFTDEGSVTFDVGYRSQVATFTVSDTGRGIAEKDLTRIYEPFQRGEAESVRPMPGLGLGLTITRLLTNTLGGEIAVNSEKNKGSTFRVRLMLSAVMRPAAPPQEKKIVSYDGPRRTIVVVDDNEDHREMMREILVPLDFIVLTAASGLDCLTLVEGIEPDLFLVDISMPGMNGWQLVSRLREAGRTAPILMLSANIGDAAAHSDSDDSHNDAIGKPVDIKQLRDKLALHLGLKWLYADEQTPAPTTASLPLRSPGAAHVQELLRLGEIGYIRGIEAKLADLAKVEANQPFTEELRSYVGAFDLAGFLDFLHKFEEKGETVG, translated from the coding sequence ATGACAGCGCGCCAACGCATCATTCCGGTGAGACGCGAATATAATCGCTGGGTCGCCAACCAGACGCTCGAAGATTACGCGCTGCGTTTCACCGCAAAGAGCGCCCGCCGCTTCTCCTCCCAGCGCATCTCGCAGACGGCGATCGGCGCCATCTCCTTCCTAGCGCTGGAAGCGATCGGCGGCGCGATTACGCTCTCCTATGGCACGACCAACGCCTTCTTCGCCATCATTGTCGCCTCCATCGCCATGCTCGCGATCGGCCTGCCGATCAGCCGATATGCCATTCGCCACGGCGTCGATATCGACCTGCTGACGCGCGGCGCGAGCTTCGGCTATATCGGCTCGACCATTACTTCGCTCATCTATGCGAGCTTCACCTTCATGCTGTTCGCGATCGAAGCCTCGATCATGTCGGGCGCGCTGGAGCTGACGCTCGGCATACCCCTATGGATCGGTTACATCATCAGCGCCGTCATGGTGATCCCGCTCGTCACCCACGGCGTGCGGCTGATCAGCAAGTTCCAGCTGATGACCCAACCTTTCTGGATCATCCTGAACATCCTGCCCTTCATCTTCATCGCCCTGATGGACTGGCAGAAATTCGACGTTTGGCGCGCCTTTGCCGGTATCCGCCACGCCTCCGGCCCGCCCGGCACCATCGCCGATTTCAACCTTGTCGAATTCGGCGCGGCTTCCGCCGTCATCCTCGCGCTCATGTCGCAGATCGGCGAACAGGCCGACTTCCTGCGCTTCCTGCCGCCGGACCCGCAGCGCAAGTGGCGTCATCGCCTCGCCGTCTTCCTCGCCGGTCCCGGCTGGGTCATCATCGGCGCGCCGAAACTGCTGGCCGGTTCATTTCTCGTTGTGCTGACATTCACCTCAGGCGTACCGGTCGATCGCGCTGCCGACCCCGCGCAGATGTACCTGACCGCCTTCGGCTACATGATCCCCTGGCACAATGCTGCCCTGCTGCTGATGGCCGCCTTCGTGGTCGTCTCGCAGCTGAAGATCAACGTCATGAACGCCTATGCCGGCTCGCTCGCCTGGTCGAATTTCTTCTCGCGGCTGACGCACAGCCATCCCGGTCGCGTCATCTGGCTGGTCTTCAATGTCGCGATTGCGCTGCTCTTGATGGAACTCGGCATCTATCGGCTGCTCGAGGAAACGCTCGGCATCTTCTCGATTATCGCCATGGCCTGGCTCTGCACGATCTCGGCCGATCTCTTCATCAACAAGCCGCTCGGCCTCGCCCCTCCCGGCATCGAATTCAAGCGCGCCCATCTTTACGACATCAACCCGGTCGGCCTCGGCGCCATGACACTGTCGGCCGGCCTCGCGCTCATCGCCCATTTCGGCACCTTCGGCTCGATCGCAGCTTCGCTTGCCCCTTACATCACACTGGTGATCGCGCTGATCGCCTCACCCACCCTCGCCTGGGCGACCAAAGGCAAGTTCTATCTCGCCCGCAAGCCGCGCCATGCCTGGAAGAACCTGACCACTATCACCTGCTCCGTCTGCGAACATCCCTTCGAGCCTGAAGATATGGCCTGGTGCCCGGCCTATGCCGCGCCGATCTGCTCGCTCTGCTGCTCGCTCGACAGCCGCTGCCACGACATGTGCAAGCCCAATGCCCGCTTCAATGCGCAGGTCGGCGCCGTCGCAAAGACCCTGCTGCCGGAAACCATCGTCCAGAAGCTGACCACCCGCCTGGGCCGCTACGGTATTGCCGTGGCGCTAGCGCTGACGGCCGTCGGTGCAATCCTTGCCATGATCGCCCATCAGGTGAGCTCCGCCTCGCCTGAGACCGCCGAAGTCGTCAACCGCACGATCCTGATCGTCTTTTTCGTCTTCTCCGTCATCGCCGGCATTGCCTGCTGGTTCTATGTGCTCGCCCATGACAGCCGCGTCGTCGCCGAGGAAGAATCCTCCCGTCAGAACACGCTGCTCCTCAAAGAAATCGCCGCGCACAAGAAGACCGATGCCGCGCTGCAGACCGCCAAAGAAACCGCCGAAGCCGCCAACCGCGCCAAGAGCCGCTATGTCGTGGGCTTGAGCCACGAATTGCGCACGCCGCTGAATGCCGTTCTTGGCTACGCGCAGATCCTCGAGCGCGACGAGACGATTCCCCCGCCGCGCCAGTCCTCGATCAAGGTCATCCGCCGCAGCGCCGAACATCTCTCCGGCCTGATCGATGGCCTTCTGGATATTTCGAAGATCGAGGCCGGCCGCCTGCAGGTCTATTCGAACGAGATCAATATCCAGGACTTCCTCGACCAGATCGTCGATATGTTCCGTCCGCAGGCACAGGCAAAGGGCCTGTCCTTCATCCATGAGCGTTCGCAGGCACTTCCGCAATTCGTGCGCACGGACGAGAAGCGGCTGCGCCAGATTCTCGTCAACCTGCTCTCCAATGCCATCAAGTTCACCGACGAAGGCAGCGTCACCTTCGATGTCGGCTATCGCAGCCAGGTCGCAACCTTCACCGTTTCCGATACCGGCCGCGGCATCGCCGAAAAGGATCTGACGCGCATTTACGAACCCTTCCAGCGCGGTGAGGCAGAAAGCGTGCGGCCCATGCCCGGCCTCGGTCTTGGCCTGACCATTACCCGCCTTCTGACCAACACGCTCGGCGGCGAAATCGCGGTCAACAGCGAAAAGAACAAAGGCTCGACCTTCCGTGTCCGCCTCATGCTGTCGGCCGTGATGCGCCCTGCCGCTCCGCCGCAGGAAAAGAAGATCGTCAGTTATGACGGCCCACGCCGCACGATCGTCGTCGTTGATGACAACGAGGATCATCGCGAGATGATGCGCGAGATCCTGGTCCCACTCGATTTCATCGTGCTGACGGCAGCAAGCGGCTTGGACTGCCTGACACTCGTCGAAGGCATCGAGCCGGATCTCTTCCTCGTCGATATCTCCATGCCCGGCATGAACGGCTGGCAGCTCGTTTCCCGGCTGCGTGAAGCGGGACGCACAGCGCCGATCCTGATGCTGTCGGCCAATATCGGCGATGCCGCCGCTCACAGCGACAGCGACGACAGCCACAATGACGCGATCGGCAAGCCGGTCGACATCAAGCAGCTGCGCGACAAACTCGCCCTGCATCTCGGTCTGAAATGGCTTTATGCCGACGAACAGACACCGGCGCCGACAACAGCCAGCCTGCCACTCAGGAGCCCTGGAGCTGCACATGTGCAGGAACTGCTTCGCCTCGGCGAAATCGGCTACATCAGAGGCATAGAAGCCAAACTCGCAGATCTTGCCAAGGTAGAGGCAAATCAGCCATTCACGGAGGAACTCCGCTCCTATGTCGGCGCCTTCGATCTCGCCGGCTTCCTGGATTTCCTGCACAAGTTCGAAGAAAAGGGTGAAACCGTTGGCTGA
- a CDS encoding acid phosphatase: MSVPSLCRLSTALACLLSIVPSPACAEQATAAKAPYVEAGNTNKRGDACFSTVDTNAAVHLLSGFLEVWTPRTPYVDAGVEAPAKDNCPAVAKTDWDGIPFSKTDGQVINKLVHDANIAYVVKATRARTTDQAVAAYLDDRRGKNASIVDGLGPLTDAWKAGSRQTTTITEVAADATTVKYDDKGNNRGAGSKPDAENKTDANPDMGLAIDFINAASGDGSTEPAKRYFKYGRPYRWSPNVSVVPTLEPAKSSKPVEDGGFPSGHTAEAWRDALAMAYLVPQRFQEMITRASELGEDRILAGMHSPLDVMGGRILGTATVVYNLNKADNAALKSDAYAQAQSWLITKSGVADAGALEVAAHAAPLAADRFADHDANRVYVQQRLSYGLPIIHGTDQPARVPQGAEALLETRLPYLDGEQRRDVLGTTEIASGYPLLDDAEGYGRLNLFAAADGYGAFDQGVTVTMDAAKGGFNAIDTWRNDIGGKGKLVKRGSGILGLSGANSYAGGTVLEEGVLVAGSPSAFGTGGLSVNGGSLVLAADGPLTVGGDYQQLANTAAKPTLGADGAGTLVIAGKAALSGDLDVTLTPGYAPAPGTQIEILKAGAITGIFDKFTISGHKATLSYGPTSVTLTIGG; encoded by the coding sequence ATGTCTGTTCCAAGCCTTTGCCGTCTGAGCACCGCGCTCGCCTGCCTTCTTTCGATCGTGCCATCGCCTGCCTGCGCCGAGCAGGCCACGGCGGCGAAAGCGCCTTATGTGGAGGCCGGAAACACCAACAAGCGCGGCGACGCCTGCTTCTCGACGGTGGACACCAACGCCGCCGTCCATCTTCTTTCCGGCTTCCTCGAAGTCTGGACGCCGCGCACGCCATACGTCGATGCTGGCGTAGAGGCCCCGGCCAAGGACAATTGCCCTGCGGTTGCCAAGACGGATTGGGACGGCATTCCCTTCAGCAAGACCGACGGCCAGGTCATCAACAAACTCGTCCATGACGCGAACATCGCCTATGTCGTCAAGGCGACGCGAGCACGGACGACCGATCAGGCGGTTGCCGCTTATCTCGACGATCGGCGGGGTAAGAATGCCAGTATCGTCGATGGCCTCGGTCCGCTGACGGATGCCTGGAAGGCGGGTTCCAGGCAGACCACGACGATCACCGAAGTCGCGGCCGATGCGACGACCGTCAAATATGACGACAAGGGCAACAATCGCGGCGCCGGCAGCAAGCCGGACGCGGAAAACAAGACCGATGCCAATCCGGACATGGGCCTTGCCATCGATTTCATCAATGCCGCGAGCGGTGACGGTTCGACCGAGCCCGCCAAGCGCTATTTCAAATATGGCCGTCCCTACCGCTGGAGCCCGAATGTGTCGGTGGTTCCGACGCTGGAGCCCGCCAAGAGCAGCAAGCCGGTCGAGGATGGCGGCTTCCCGAGCGGGCATACGGCTGAAGCCTGGCGTGATGCACTCGCCATGGCCTATCTCGTGCCGCAGCGCTTTCAGGAAATGATCACGCGTGCCAGCGAGTTGGGCGAAGACCGCATCCTTGCCGGCATGCATTCTCCCCTCGACGTGATGGGTGGCCGCATACTCGGCACCGCCACGGTCGTTTATAACCTGAACAAGGCCGACAATGCTGCTCTGAAGAGCGATGCTTACGCCCAAGCGCAATCATGGCTGATCACCAAGTCGGGTGTTGCGGATGCGGGTGCGCTCGAAGTCGCCGCCCATGCAGCCCCACTGGCGGCAGACCGTTTCGCCGATCATGATGCCAACCGCGTCTACGTGCAGCAGCGGCTGAGCTACGGCCTGCCCATCATCCATGGGACCGACCAGCCGGCCCGCGTGCCGCAGGGCGCGGAAGCGCTTCTCGAAACGCGTCTGCCTTATCTCGACGGCGAGCAGCGCCGCGACGTGCTTGGCACGACGGAGATCGCCTCGGGCTACCCGCTGCTCGATGATGCTGAAGGCTACGGCCGCCTCAATCTGTTTGCCGCGGCAGACGGTTATGGCGCCTTCGATCAGGGCGTGACCGTGACGATGGATGCCGCAAAGGGCGGCTTCAATGCGATCGATACCTGGCGTAACGATATCGGCGGCAAGGGCAAACTGGTGAAGCGCGGCAGCGGCATTCTCGGACTTTCGGGCGCCAACAGCTATGCCGGCGGCACGGTGCTGGAAGAAGGCGTGCTGGTGGCGGGCTCGCCCTCGGCCTTCGGCACCGGCGGACTGTCGGTGAACGGCGGTTCCCTCGTCCTGGCGGCTGATGGACCCCTGACTGTAGGCGGTGACTACCAGCAGCTCGCCAATACCGCGGCGAAGCCGACGCTCGGCGCTGACGGCGCGGGCACGCTGGTCATCGCGGGCAAGGCGGCGCTCTCCGGCGACCTCGACGTCACACTTACCCCTGGCTACGCCCCGGCGCCCGGAACGCAGATCGAGATCCTGAAGGCGGGAGCCATTACCGGCATCTTCGACAAGTTCACCATCTCCGGCCACAAGGCGACCCTTTCCTACGGCCCGACATCGGTCACCTTGACGATCGGCGGATAA
- a CDS encoding branched-chain amino acid ABC transporter substrate-binding protein, with translation MKKSLLSAVALTAIVAFGGVARADIVIGVGGPLTGPNAAFGAQLQKGAEQAAADINAAGGINGEQIKIELGDDVSDPKQGISVANKFVADGVKFVIGHFNSGVSIPASEVYAENGILEITPAATNPVFTERGLWNTFRTCGRDDQQGAIAGKYLADHFKDAKIAVIHDKTPYGQGLADETKKALNAAGVTEAMYEGVNVGDKDFSALIAKMKEAGVSIIYWGGLHTEAGLIIRQSADQGLKAALVSGDGIVSNELASIAGDAVAGTLNTFGPDPTVNPANKDLVAKFKAAGFNPEAYTLYSYAALQTIAAAAKAAGSTDAEAVAAAMKEKGPFPTVLGEISFDEKGDPKLPGYVMYEWKKGEDGKYSYFQKAEK, from the coding sequence ATGAAGAAGTCTCTCTTGTCAGCGGTGGCACTGACGGCGATCGTCGCGTTCGGTGGCGTCGCACGAGCTGACATCGTGATCGGCGTTGGCGGCCCGCTGACGGGTCCAAACGCTGCATTCGGCGCCCAGCTGCAGAAGGGTGCCGAGCAGGCAGCCGCTGACATCAATGCTGCAGGCGGCATCAACGGCGAGCAGATCAAGATCGAGCTCGGCGACGACGTTTCCGACCCGAAGCAGGGCATCTCCGTCGCGAACAAGTTCGTTGCTGACGGCGTGAAGTTCGTTATCGGCCACTTCAACTCGGGCGTTTCCATTCCGGCTTCCGAAGTTTATGCCGAAAACGGCATCCTCGAAATCACCCCCGCTGCTACGAACCCGGTTTTCACCGAGCGTGGCCTGTGGAACACCTTCCGCACCTGCGGCCGTGACGACCAGCAGGGCGCCATTGCCGGCAAGTATCTGGCCGACCATTTCAAGGACGCCAAGATTGCCGTCATTCACGACAAGACTCCTTATGGCCAGGGTCTCGCTGACGAAACCAAGAAGGCTCTGAATGCCGCTGGCGTCACCGAAGCCATGTACGAAGGCGTCAACGTCGGCGACAAGGACTTCTCGGCCCTCATCGCAAAGATGAAGGAAGCCGGCGTTTCGATCATCTATTGGGGTGGTCTGCACACCGAAGCCGGTCTCATCATCCGCCAGTCGGCCGACCAGGGCCTGAAGGCAGCGCTCGTTTCGGGTGACGGTATCGTCTCGAACGAACTTGCTTCCATCGCTGGTGACGCCGTTGCCGGGACGCTGAACACCTTCGGCCCGGATCCGACTGTCAACCCGGCCAACAAGGACCTCGTTGCGAAGTTCAAGGCTGCCGGCTTCAACCCGGAAGCTTACACCCTCTACTCCTACGCTGCGCTGCAGACGATCGCTGCTGCTGCCAAGGCTGCCGGTTCTACGGACGCTGAAGCCGTTGCCGCCGCCATGAAGGAAAAGGGTCCGTTCCCGACCGTTCTCGGCGAAATCTCCTTCGACGAAAAGGGCGACCCGAAGCTTCCGGGCTACGTCATGTACGAATGGAAGAAGGGCGAGGACGGCAAGTACAGCTACTTCCAGAAGGCTGAAAAGTAA
- a CDS encoding 2-hydroxyacid dehydrogenase yields the protein MPKPRIFVTRRWPAAVEAVFAERFDLTLNRDDVPLAESELRQALADYDAVLPTVSDKLPAAVFAGDVRTKILGNFGVGFNHIDIATARAKGIVVTNTPGVLTDCTADIAMLLLLSVARRGGEGERQLRTGEWKGWCPTHMIGTKVTGKTVGIIGFGRIGKAFAQRCHFGFGMDIVFYNRSQVDPGEAARYGARQLGSVEEVLAASDFVSLHCPGGAENWHLMNAERFAAMKPGAFLINTARGDVVDEMALITALADGTIRGAGLDVYEAEPHVPEALRRMENVVLLPHLGSATEETRTAMGMKVVENVTAFFEGRDLPDRVV from the coding sequence ATGCCAAAACCCCGCATTTTCGTCACCCGGCGCTGGCCTGCCGCGGTGGAGGCCGTGTTCGCCGAGCGCTTCGACCTGACACTCAACAGAGATGATGTACCGCTTGCTGAAAGCGAACTGCGTCAGGCGCTGGCGGATTATGACGCGGTGCTGCCGACCGTTTCCGACAAGCTGCCGGCAGCGGTGTTTGCCGGCGATGTCCGTACGAAGATCCTCGGCAATTTCGGGGTGGGTTTCAATCATATCGATATCGCCACCGCCAGGGCGAAGGGCATCGTAGTGACGAATACGCCTGGCGTCCTGACCGATTGCACCGCCGATATCGCCATGTTGCTTCTGCTTTCCGTCGCGCGCCGCGGCGGGGAGGGCGAACGGCAGTTGCGTACCGGCGAATGGAAGGGCTGGTGCCCGACGCATATGATCGGCACGAAGGTGACCGGCAAGACTGTGGGCATTATCGGCTTCGGACGAATCGGCAAGGCTTTTGCGCAGCGCTGCCATTTTGGTTTCGGCATGGACATCGTGTTCTACAACCGCTCCCAGGTCGATCCGGGGGAGGCGGCACGTTACGGCGCGCGCCAGCTTGGTTCGGTGGAGGAGGTGCTCGCGGCTTCCGATTTCGTCTCCCTCCATTGCCCCGGAGGAGCGGAGAACTGGCATCTGATGAATGCAGAGCGATTTGCAGCGATGAAGCCAGGCGCTTTCTTGATCAATACGGCGCGTGGCGATGTCGTCGATGAGATGGCGCTGATCACGGCGCTCGCGGATGGCACAATCCGTGGCGCGGGGCTCGATGTCTACGAAGCCGAACCGCATGTGCCGGAAGCGCTGCGCCGGATGGAGAATGTCGTGCTGCTGCCGCATCTTGGAAGCGCGACCGAGGAGACGCGCACGGCGATGGGGATGAAAGTGGTGGAGAATGTCACGGCGTTCTTCGAGGGGCGGGACCTGCCCGATCGGGTCGTCTGA
- the urtA gene encoding urea ABC transporter substrate-binding protein: MNLKSTITGAALGAVMAASAAFHGAVAADDTIKVGVLHSLSGTMAISETTLKDAMLMLIDEQNKKGGLLGKKLEAVVVDPASDWPLFAEKARELIEKDKVAAVFGCWTSSSRKSVLPVFEELNSLLFYPVQYEGEESSRNIFYTGAAPNQQAIPAVDYLMNTEGVKRFVLEGTDYVYPRTTNKILEAYLESKGIPKEDILINYTPFGFSDWQTEVSKIKEFGSAGKKTAVVSTINGDANVPFYKELGNQGIKATDIPVVAFSVGEEELAGLDTKPLVGHLAAWNYFESVETPINKKFIKEWHAYTKNDKRVTNDPMEAAYIGFNAWVKAVQAAGTTDTDAVLDHIIGVSVPNLSGGTATVMPNHHITKPVLIGEIQADGQFEIVQQTPAVVGDEWSDFLPDSKDLISDWRKPMNCGNFNVATGKCGGKGS, translated from the coding sequence ATGAATCTCAAATCCACTATTACAGGCGCTGCACTCGGCGCGGTCATGGCCGCATCGGCCGCCTTCCACGGTGCGGTTGCTGCCGACGACACGATCAAGGTCGGCGTTCTGCACTCGCTTTCCGGCACGATGGCGATTTCCGAAACCACGCTGAAGGACGCCATGCTGATGCTCATCGACGAGCAGAACAAGAAGGGCGGCCTTCTCGGCAAGAAGCTCGAGGCCGTCGTCGTCGATCCGGCCTCCGACTGGCCGCTCTTTGCCGAAAAGGCCCGCGAACTGATCGAAAAGGACAAGGTTGCGGCCGTCTTCGGTTGCTGGACCTCCTCTTCGCGCAAGTCGGTCCTGCCTGTATTCGAAGAGCTGAACTCGCTGCTCTTCTACCCGGTCCAGTACGAAGGTGAAGAATCCTCGCGCAACATCTTCTACACGGGTGCTGCTCCGAACCAGCAGGCGATCCCGGCCGTCGACTACCTAATGAACACCGAAGGCGTGAAGCGCTTCGTGCTCGAAGGCACCGACTACGTCTATCCGCGCACGACCAATAAGATCCTGGAAGCCTATCTCGAATCCAAGGGTATTCCGAAGGAAGACATCCTGATCAACTACACGCCATTCGGTTTCTCCGACTGGCAGACGGAAGTCTCCAAGATCAAGGAATTCGGCTCGGCCGGCAAGAAGACTGCGGTCGTCTCCACCATCAACGGTGACGCCAACGTTCCATTCTACAAGGAACTCGGCAACCAGGGCATCAAGGCAACCGATATCCCGGTCGTCGCCTTCTCGGTTGGTGAAGAAGAACTTGCCGGTCTCGACACCAAGCCGCTCGTCGGCCATCTCGCCGCCTGGAACTACTTCGAATCGGTCGAGACGCCGATCAACAAGAAGTTCATCAAGGAATGGCACGCCTATACCAAGAACGACAAGCGCGTAACCAATGACCCGATGGAAGCCGCCTATATCGGCTTCAACGCCTGGGTTAAGGCCGTCCAGGCCGCCGGCACGACCGATACGGATGCGGTTCTCGACCACATCATCGGCGTCTCCGTTCCGAACCTCTCGGGCGGCACCGCGACCGTCATGCCGAACCACCACATCACCAAGCCGGTGCTGATCGGTGAAATCCAGGCCGACGGCCAGTTCGAAATCGTCCAGCAGACTCCTGCGGTCGTCGGCGACGAATGGTCCGACTTCCTGCCGGACTCCAAGGACCTGATCTCCGATTGGCGCAAGCCGATGAACTGCGGCAACTTCAACGTTGCCACGGGCAAGTGCGGCGGCAAGGGTTCCTGA